The Mesoterricola silvestris sequence GTCGATGCCCTGGCCCTGGCCGGAAAGCCCCCCTACCGCCTGTCCTCGGGCGAGAAGCGCCGGGTGGCCATCGCCACGGCCCTGGCCCTGGAACCCGAGATCCTCGTCATGGACGAGCCCACCTCGGGCCTGGATCCCCGCAGCCGGCGCCACCTGGCGGAGCTGCTGAAGGCCTTCGGCCACACCATGGTCATCGCCACCCACGACCTGGACCTGGTCCTCGACCTCTGCCCGCGCACCCTCGTGATCCACGAGGGGGTCCTCGCGGCCGACGGCCCCACCCGGGACATCTTCCGGAACGAGGGGCTCCTGGCCACCTGCCACCTGGAAAAGCCCCTTTCCATGCAGGGCTGCCCCTTTTGCGGCCCGTCTTGATCTGCGTCAAGGCCGGCCCCCCCGAACCGTCTCATGCTTGGGCGACCGGATCCCCGGACACCCGAGGTGGAGATGCTCGCCCTGTTGGAGTTGGAACTTCGGCCCCTGGCGCGGGCGACCCTGGCCACCCTGGCCCTGGCCGGGCTCATCGCCCTGGGCAACGGGGGCGGCCGCTGGCTTGACCCGGCCCTTCTGGGCTACCTCATCGCGTGCCTTTTCGCCTGTTTCGGGGTGGCCTACCGGTACTTCACCTGGCTGGAACGGCCCGCCACCGCCATGTACTGGCGCTGGACCCTGCGCACCCTCCTGACGCCCCGGGTGCTGGTGAGGCTGCCCCTGATCCTCCTGGACCAGCTCATCCTGCAGCGCTTCATCGGCAAGCGCTCCATCAAGCGGTGGGGGGCCCACGCCTGCCTGGCCTGGGGATGCCTGCTGGCCTTCGCCGTCACCTTCCCCCTGGTCTTCGGGTGGGTGCGCTTCACCAGCGACGGCCCCGACGCCGGCCGCTACCAGGCCTGGGTCCTGGGCCTGCCCGCGGGGAGCTTCCCCCTGGGCGGCTTCGCGGCCTTCGCCGCCTTCCACGTCCTGGACCTGGCCGCGGTGATGGTCATCGCGGGCTGCGTCCTGGCCTTTGTGCGCCGCAGCCGGGACGAGGGCGACACCGCCACCCAGCGCTTCGACCTGGACATCCTGCCGCTCCTGCTGCTCATCGCCATCTCCGCCACCGGGCTGCTGCTCACCGCCTCGGAGACCTGGCTCCAGGGCCGCAATTTCGGGACCCTGGCCTACCTCCACGAGATGACCGTCATCCTCATGCTCCTGAGCCTGCCCTTCGGCAAGCTCTTCCACATCGTCCAGCGCCCCGCCCAGGCCGGCGTGAAGCTCTACAAGGCCGAAGGCGACGCCCGGGGCCTCCTGCCCTGCAAGGCCTGCGCCGCGCCCTTCCTGCGGCCCAACCAGCGGCGCGATCTGCGGGTGCTGTGGAAGGAACTGGGCCTGGAGGCCGGCGCCGGCCACCTGGACCTGTGCCCCCGGTGCAGGCGGCGCCTGCTCATGAAGGCCCAGAGCCTGCGCCTGGGCGGCGCCTTCGATCCCTTCGCGGACACCCCCGTGCCCGTGGAACCCCTGGAGAGCTGACCATGGCCCACCTCCCCACCGACGCCGCCGCCCTCCGCTCCCGCTTCGGGCCCCACCTCAATTCGGCCCCTCCCGGCGGCTGGGACGCGGATCCGGTCCCCGAGCGCACCGTGGAGACCCACTGCTGCTTCTGCGGCCAGCAGTGCGGCATCAAGCTCAAGGTCGCCGGCAACCAGGTGGTGGGCTTCGACCCCTGGGAGGCCTTCCCCTTCAACAAGGGCAAGCTCTGCCCCAAGGGCGTCAAGCGCTACCTCCAGGGGGGCCACCCGGACCGGCTCCTGCACGCCATGAAGCGCACCGCCTCGGGCTTCGAGCCCATGGGCTGGGAGGAGGCCATGGAGCGCACCGTGGCCGAGATCACCCGCATCCAGGACCGGTACGGCAAGGACGCCTTCGCCATGCTCAGCGGCGTGAGCCTCACGAACGAGAAGAGCTACCTGGCGGGCAAGTTCGCGCGCCTGGCCCTGGGCACCCGGAACCTGGACTACAACGGCCGCCTTTGCATGGTGAGCGCCGGCGCCGGCAACAAGAAGGCCTTCGGCGTGGACCGCGCGGCCAATTCCTGGGAGGACATCCCCCTGGCCGACGTCATCTGGGTGACCGGGGCCAACGTGGCCGAATGCGCCCCCATCACCACCGACTACATCTGGCGGGCCCGGGACCGCGGGGCCAAGCTCATCGTGGTGGACCCCCGCATCACCCCCCTGGCCCGCACCGCCGACCTGGCCCTGCCCCTGCGGCCCGGCACCGATTCCGCCCTCACCAACGGCATCCTCCACCTCCTGGACCAGTGGAACCTGGTGGACCGGGACTTCGTCCGGGACCACACCAACGGCTTCGACGAGGCCCTGGAGGCGGCCCGCGCCTGCACTCCCCAGTGGACCAGCGCCGTCACGGGCCTGCCCGTGGCCG is a genomic window containing:
- a CDS encoding energy-coupling factor ABC transporter ATP-binding protein encodes the protein MTHPIIEAVDLHFSYPDGTRALRGVSFTVQPGEALALVGANGAGKSTLLQHLVGAAFPSRGALHVGGLPVDSGHLPALRKRVGMVFPDPDDQLFMPTVAQDVAFGPRNLGLAPGDVEARVRAALETVDALALAGKPPYRLSSGEKRRVAIATALALEPEILVMDEPTSGLDPRSRRHLAELLKAFGHTMVIATHDLDLVLDLCPRTLVIHEGVLAADGPTRDIFRNEGLLATCHLEKPLSMQGCPFCGPS